From Bombus vancouverensis nearcticus chromosome 15, iyBomVanc1_principal, whole genome shotgun sequence, the proteins below share one genomic window:
- the okr gene encoding DNA repair and recombination protein RAD54-like okr isoform X1 codes for MNRSLAPSKNGKRPLLFDISNNVAMCQVVSPVQQTKKKACRNVKNVQIPEYKAVALSANDVQATQEVISEHEERMKKIFSKPFKIPIPGYQLSGRALGIRLSGPRRPLHDPEEANALVVYSPPELSEHEKLKIDQSKQLVHVVVDPLLCNILRPHQREGVKFMYECVTGKRIEGAYGCIMADEMGLGKTLQCITLLWTLLKQGPEAKPLIEKAIIVAPSSLVKNWYNEIFKWLKNRVQPLAIDGGNKTDIDTKLTGFMKTYGRRCINPILIISYETFRLHAQVLHQDEVGLVLCDEGHRLKNSENQTYQALINLKAKRRVLLSGTPIQNDLLEYFSLVHFVNQGLLGTAQEFRKKFEIPILRGQDAAATDTERKLAQERLAELVSIVNKCLIRRTSALLSKYLPLKYELVVCIRMGKLQTDLYNSFIQSDSVRKSMEENSANSKKGKSFSTLAAITLLKKLCCHPDLVYDKILEKSDGFENAAKLMPPNYSTKEIMPELSGKLMVLDCLLASIKTTTNDKIVLVSNYTQTLDLFEKLCHKRCYNYVRLDGTMTIKKRSKVVEKFNDPNSNDFIFMLSSKAGGCGLNLIGANRLVMFDPDWNPANDDQAMARVWRDGQKKLCFIYRFLCTGTIEEKIFQRQAHKKALSSTVVDQEEDVARHFTLNDLRDLFKLEENTISDTHAKFKCKRCVNGIEVKGPPEQSDCNSDLSDWRHIYNPRPLPDIPLRQCWSCGISFVFCHRSHEQVK; via the exons atg AATCGATCTTTGGCACCCAgtaaaaatggcaaacgtccaTTACTATTTGATATATCCAATAATGTGGCAATGTGTCAGGTTGTGTCACCAGTTCAACAAACTAAAAAAAAGGCTTGCCGTAATGtcaaaaatgtacaaatacCAGAATACAAAGCAGTTGCTCTTTCAGCTAATGATGTGCAAGCTACCCAAGAAGTAATTTCTGAACAT GAAGAACGTATGAAAAAGATCTTTAGTAAACCATTTAAGATACCAATTCCTGGTTATCAATTATCTGGTCGTGCATTAGGAATACGTTTATCTGGTCCCCGTAGACCATTACATGATCCTGAGGAAGCTAATGCGCTTGTTGTTTATTCACCTCCTGAATTATCTGAacatgaaaaattgaaaatagatca GTCTAAACAACTTGTACATGTAGTAGTGGATCCtctattatgtaatattttaagACCTCATCAAAGAGAAGGTGTAAAGTTTATGTATGAATGTGTAACAGGAAAACGTATTGAAGGTGCCTATGGGTGTATCATGGCAGATGAAATGGGCCTTGGAAAAACTTTACAATGTATAACTCTGTTATGGACTCTATTAAAACAag GACCTGAAGCTAAACCACTTATAGAGAAAGCTATTATTGTTGCACCAAGTTCATTAGTTAAAAATTGGTATAATGAGATCTTTAAATGGTTGAAAAATAGAGTTCAACCACTAGCCATTGATGGTGGAAACAAAACAGATATCGACACAAAACTTACTGGATTTATGAAAACTTACGGCCGCAGGTGTATAAATCCCATTCTGATAATCAGTTATGAAACTTTTCGCTTACACGCACAAGTTCTTCATCAAGATGAAGTTGGACTCGTATTATGTGATGAAGGACATCGTCTAAAAAATTCtgaaaatcaaacatatcaagcGCTTATAAATTTAAAGGCTAAAAGAAGAGTACTACTCAGTGGAACACCTATACAGAATGATCTTTTAGAATATTTCTCTCTTGTACATTTTGTTAATCAAGGATTATTGGGAACTGCACAA gAATTTCGGAAAAAATTCGAGATACCAATTTTACGTGGTCAAGATGCAGCTGCAACAGATACCGAACGTAAACTCGCTCAGGAACGTTTAGCGGAATTAGTAAGCATTGTGAATAAATGTCTTATTAGACGCACTAGTGCCTTACTTTCGAAATATTTACCTTTAAAATATGAATTAGTGGTGTGTATAAGAATGGGAAAACTACAAACTGACCTTTATAACAGTTTTATACAAAGCGATAGTGTTAGAAAATCAATGGAAG AAAATTCTGCCAAttctaaaaaaggaaaaagttttTCAACACTTGCAGCAATTACACTGTTGAAAAAATTATGTTGTCATCCCGATTTGGTATATgataaaatattggaaaaatctGATGGATTTGAAAACGCTGCAAAATTAATGCCTCCAAATTACAGCACAAA aGAAATCATGCCAGAATTATCCGGAAAGCTAATGGTATTAGATTGTCTCTTAGCTTCTATTAAAACAACGACGAATGATAAAATTGTATTGGTATCTAATTATACACAAACTCTCGATCTGTTTGAGAAACTGTGTCATAAACGTTGTTATAACTATGTTAGATTAGACGGCACTATGACTATTAAAAAAAGATCAAAGGTAGTAGAAAAATTTAATGATCCAAATAGCAATGACTTTATTTTTATGCTCAGCTCCAAAGCTGGGGGCTGTGGATTAAATCTTATTGGTGCAAATCGACTTGTCATGTTCGATCCTGACTGGAATCCTGCAAATGATGATCAAGCTATGGCAAGAGTTTGGAGGGATGGTCAGAAAAAACTTTGTTTCATATATCGTTTTCTTTGT ACTGGTACTATCGAGGAAAAAATTTTTCAAAGGCAAGCGCATAAAAAAGCATTAAGTTCTACAGTCGTAGATCAGGAAGAAGACGTTGCAAGAcattttacattaaatgatttacgagatttatttaaattagaagaaaatacTATATCAGATACTCATGCTAA GTTCAAATGTAAAAGGTGCGTCAATGGTATAGAAGTAAAAGGACCACCCGAACAATCTGACTGTAATTCAGATTTGTCAGATTGGAGGCACATCTATAATCCACGACCTTTACCAGACATACCATTACGACAATGCTGGTCATGTGgaatttcttttgttttctgTCATCGATCGCATGAACAAGTTAAATAG
- the okr gene encoding DNA repair and recombination protein RAD54-like okr isoform X2 codes for MSIDIAEMLKEPRMIKVCAPMVRYSKLQFRTLVRQYDCDICFTPMILADSFVQSEKARDNEFSTNNGDKPLVVQFAAKNVYDFLNATELVAPYCNGVDLNCGCPQRWALKDGYGADLLKKPDLVKDLIYQNRSLAPSKNGKRPLLFDISNNVAMCQVVSPVQQTKKKACRNVKNVQIPEYKAVALSANDVQATQEVISEHEERMKKIFSKPFKIPIPGYQLSGRALGIRLSGPRRPLHDPEEANALVVYSPPELSEHEKLKIDQSKQLVHVVVDPLLCNILRPHQREGVKFMYECVTGKRIEGAYGCIMADEMGLGKTLQCITLLWTLLKQGPEAKPLIEKAIIVAPSSLVKNWYNEIFKWLKNRVQPLAIDGGNKTDIDTKLTGFMKTYGRRCINPILIISYETFRLHAQVLHQDEVGLVLCDEGHRLKNSENQTYQALINLKAKRRVLLSGTPIQNDLLEYFSLVHFVNQGLLGTAQEFRKKFEIPILRGQDAAATDTERKLAQERLAELVSIVNKCLIRRTSALLSKYLPLKYELVVCIRMGKLQTDLYNSFIQSDSVRKSMEENSANSKKGKSFSTLAAITLLKKLCCHPDLVYDKILEKSDGFENAAKLMPPNYSTKEIMPELSGKLMVLDCLLASIKTTTNDKIVLVSNYTQTLDLFEKLCHKRCYNYVRLDGTMTIKKRSKVVEKFNDPNSNDFIFMLSSKAGGCGLNLIGANRLVMFDPDWNPANDDQAMARVWRDGQKKLCFIYRFLCTGTIEEKIFQRQAHKKALSSTVVDQEEDVARHFTLNDLRDLFKLEENTISDTHAKFKCKRCVNGIEVKGPPEQSDCNSDLSDWRHIYNPRPLPDIPLRQCWSCGISFVFCHRSHEQVK; via the exons atgtcCATTGATATAGCAGAAATGTTAAAAGAACCAAGAATGATAAAAGTATGTGCACCAATGGTTAGATACAGCAA ATTACAGTTTCGAACTTTAGTAAGACAGTATGATTGCGATATATGTTTTACACCTATGATCTTAGCTGATTCATTTGTACAATCTGAAAAAGCCAGAGATAATGAGTTTTCAACTAATAATGGGGATAAGCCACTAGTTGTTCAATTTGCTGCTAAAAATGTATATGACTTTCTTAATGCAACAGAATTGGTCGCCCC atATTGTAATGGTGTTGACTTAAATTGTGGGTGCCCTCAGCGTTGGGCATTGAAAGATGGATATGGAGCTGACTTACTTAAGAAACCAGATCTTGTAAAAGATTTAATATATCAA AATCGATCTTTGGCACCCAgtaaaaatggcaaacgtccaTTACTATTTGATATATCCAATAATGTGGCAATGTGTCAGGTTGTGTCACCAGTTCAACAAACTAAAAAAAAGGCTTGCCGTAATGtcaaaaatgtacaaatacCAGAATACAAAGCAGTTGCTCTTTCAGCTAATGATGTGCAAGCTACCCAAGAAGTAATTTCTGAACAT GAAGAACGTATGAAAAAGATCTTTAGTAAACCATTTAAGATACCAATTCCTGGTTATCAATTATCTGGTCGTGCATTAGGAATACGTTTATCTGGTCCCCGTAGACCATTACATGATCCTGAGGAAGCTAATGCGCTTGTTGTTTATTCACCTCCTGAATTATCTGAacatgaaaaattgaaaatagatca GTCTAAACAACTTGTACATGTAGTAGTGGATCCtctattatgtaatattttaagACCTCATCAAAGAGAAGGTGTAAAGTTTATGTATGAATGTGTAACAGGAAAACGTATTGAAGGTGCCTATGGGTGTATCATGGCAGATGAAATGGGCCTTGGAAAAACTTTACAATGTATAACTCTGTTATGGACTCTATTAAAACAag GACCTGAAGCTAAACCACTTATAGAGAAAGCTATTATTGTTGCACCAAGTTCATTAGTTAAAAATTGGTATAATGAGATCTTTAAATGGTTGAAAAATAGAGTTCAACCACTAGCCATTGATGGTGGAAACAAAACAGATATCGACACAAAACTTACTGGATTTATGAAAACTTACGGCCGCAGGTGTATAAATCCCATTCTGATAATCAGTTATGAAACTTTTCGCTTACACGCACAAGTTCTTCATCAAGATGAAGTTGGACTCGTATTATGTGATGAAGGACATCGTCTAAAAAATTCtgaaaatcaaacatatcaagcGCTTATAAATTTAAAGGCTAAAAGAAGAGTACTACTCAGTGGAACACCTATACAGAATGATCTTTTAGAATATTTCTCTCTTGTACATTTTGTTAATCAAGGATTATTGGGAACTGCACAA gAATTTCGGAAAAAATTCGAGATACCAATTTTACGTGGTCAAGATGCAGCTGCAACAGATACCGAACGTAAACTCGCTCAGGAACGTTTAGCGGAATTAGTAAGCATTGTGAATAAATGTCTTATTAGACGCACTAGTGCCTTACTTTCGAAATATTTACCTTTAAAATATGAATTAGTGGTGTGTATAAGAATGGGAAAACTACAAACTGACCTTTATAACAGTTTTATACAAAGCGATAGTGTTAGAAAATCAATGGAAG AAAATTCTGCCAAttctaaaaaaggaaaaagttttTCAACACTTGCAGCAATTACACTGTTGAAAAAATTATGTTGTCATCCCGATTTGGTATATgataaaatattggaaaaatctGATGGATTTGAAAACGCTGCAAAATTAATGCCTCCAAATTACAGCACAAA aGAAATCATGCCAGAATTATCCGGAAAGCTAATGGTATTAGATTGTCTCTTAGCTTCTATTAAAACAACGACGAATGATAAAATTGTATTGGTATCTAATTATACACAAACTCTCGATCTGTTTGAGAAACTGTGTCATAAACGTTGTTATAACTATGTTAGATTAGACGGCACTATGACTATTAAAAAAAGATCAAAGGTAGTAGAAAAATTTAATGATCCAAATAGCAATGACTTTATTTTTATGCTCAGCTCCAAAGCTGGGGGCTGTGGATTAAATCTTATTGGTGCAAATCGACTTGTCATGTTCGATCCTGACTGGAATCCTGCAAATGATGATCAAGCTATGGCAAGAGTTTGGAGGGATGGTCAGAAAAAACTTTGTTTCATATATCGTTTTCTTTGT ACTGGTACTATCGAGGAAAAAATTTTTCAAAGGCAAGCGCATAAAAAAGCATTAAGTTCTACAGTCGTAGATCAGGAAGAAGACGTTGCAAGAcattttacattaaatgatttacgagatttatttaaattagaagaaaatacTATATCAGATACTCATGCTAA GTTCAAATGTAAAAGGTGCGTCAATGGTATAGAAGTAAAAGGACCACCCGAACAATCTGACTGTAATTCAGATTTGTCAGATTGGAGGCACATCTATAATCCACGACCTTTACCAGACATACCATTACGACAATGCTGGTCATGTGgaatttcttttgttttctgTCATCGATCGCATGAACAAGTTAAATAG